Proteins found in one Streptococcus mitis genomic segment:
- a CDS encoding PspC domain-containing protein: MNSKFYKMRRNRMISGVLAGLSDKWNFDVTLVRFLFAIFTVANFGLGVIIYIILASIMPTKEEIEAEMYGTGPRKRKEAQAIDDNEGWFW, encoded by the coding sequence ATGAACAGTAAATTTTATAAAATGAGACGAAATCGTATGATTTCAGGAGTTCTGGCAGGTCTGTCAGACAAGTGGAACTTTGATGTTACCCTTGTTCGTTTTCTGTTTGCCATTTTTACAGTTGCAAACTTTGGACTTGGCGTGATTATCTATATCATCCTAGCTTCTATCATGCCTACCAAGGAAGAAATCGAAGCAGAAATGTACGGAACAGGCCCACGAAAACGCAAAGAAGCCCAAGCCATTGACGACAATGAAGGCTGGTTTTGGTGA
- a CDS encoding SprT family protein, with protein sequence MKLTDYVKQVSLEDFGRPFIHHVQWNSRLRSTGGRFFPKDGHLDFNPKVYQELGLDVFRKIVRHELCHYHLYFQGKGYQHKDRDFKELLKAVDGLRFVPSLPNSNSKPLKLYRCQSCQQRYQRKRRIDTKRYRCGLCRGKLLLINQPED encoded by the coding sequence ATGAAACTGACTGATTACGTTAAGCAGGTTTCACTAGAAGACTTCGGCAGACCTTTTATCCATCATGTTCAGTGGAATTCTCGTCTACGTTCGACAGGTGGACGATTTTTCCCCAAAGATGGGCATTTGGATTTTAATCCTAAGGTTTATCAGGAACTGGGGTTGGACGTTTTTAGGAAAATTGTCCGACATGAACTCTGTCATTATCACCTCTATTTTCAAGGGAAGGGCTATCAACACAAGGATCGGGATTTTAAGGAACTTTTGAAAGCAGTGGATGGATTACGCTTTGTACCATCCTTGCCCAATAGCAACTCCAAACCACTCAAGCTTTATCGTTGTCAATCCTGCCAGCAAAGGTATCAGCGCAAGCGAAGGATTGATACCAAACGCTATCGCTGTGGACTTTGTCGAGGTAAATTGCTACTAATAAATCAGCCTGAGGACTGA
- a CDS encoding Tex family protein — translation MDKKYEKISQDLGVTLKQIDTVLSLTAEGATIPFIARYRKDMTGSLDEVTIKAIIDLDKSLTNLNDRKEAVLAKIQEQGKLTKELEEAILAAEKLAEVEELYLPYKEKRRTKATIAREAGLFPLARLILQNVAGLEKEAEKFVCEGFATGKEALAGAVDILVEALSEDVNLRALTYQEVLRHSKLTSQVKDESLDEKQVFQIYYDFSETVENMQGYRTLALNRGEKLGVLKVGFEHAIDRILAFFATRFKVKNAYIDEVVQQSVKKKVLPAIERRIRTELTEKAEEGAIQLFSDNLRNLLLVAPLKGRVVLGFDPAFRTGAKLAVVDATGKMLTTQVIYPVKPASARQIEEAKKDLADLIGQYGVEIIAIGNGTASRESEAFVAEVLKDFPEVSYVIVNESGASVYSASELARQEFPDLTVEKRSAISIARRLQDPLAELVKIDPKSIGVGQYQHDVSQKKLSESLDFVVDTVVNQVGVNVNTASPALLSHVAGLNKTISENIVKYREEEGKITSRAQIKKVPRLGAKAFEQAAGFLRIPESSNILDNTGVHPENYSAVKELFKRLDIKDLNEEAQGKLKSLSVKEMAQELNLGPETLKDIIADLLKPGRDFRDSFDAPVLRQDVLDIKDLLVGQKLEGVVRNVVDFGAFVDIGIHEDGLIHISHMSRKFIKHPSQVVSVGDLVTVWVKKIDTEREKVNLSLLAPNETD, via the coding sequence ATGGATAAAAAATATGAAAAAATCTCCCAAGATTTGGGAGTGACTTTAAAGCAAATTGATACCGTTCTAAGTTTGACAGCTGAAGGGGCGACTATTCCCTTTATCGCGCGTTATCGCAAGGACATGACTGGTAGTCTGGATGAGGTGACGATTAAGGCCATTATCGACTTGGATAAAAGTCTGACAAATCTCAACGACCGTAAGGAAGCTGTCTTGGCTAAGATTCAAGAACAAGGCAAGTTGACAAAGGAGTTGGAAGAAGCTATCTTAGCAGCCGAAAAACTAGCAGAAGTAGAAGAACTTTATCTTCCATACAAGGAAAAGCGTCGGACCAAGGCAACTATTGCCCGTGAAGCCGGACTCTTCCCACTTGCTCGCTTGATTTTGCAGAATGTAGCTGGCTTAGAGAAGGAAGCTGAAAAGTTCGTCTGTGAAGGATTTGCGACTGGTAAGGAGGCTTTGGCTGGTGCAGTTGATATCTTGGTCGAAGCCTTATCGGAGGATGTCAATTTACGCGCTCTAACTTATCAGGAGGTGTTGAGACACTCTAAACTCACTTCTCAAGTCAAGGATGAAAGTCTTGATGAAAAGCAGGTTTTTCAGATTTATTATGATTTTTCAGAGACGGTTGAAAATATGCAGGGTTATCGTACATTGGCCCTCAATCGTGGGGAAAAGCTAGGTGTCTTGAAGGTCGGTTTTGAACATGCAATAGACCGCATTCTAGCTTTCTTTGCAACTCGTTTCAAGGTGAAAAACGCCTATATAGATGAAGTTGTTCAACAGTCAGTTAAGAAAAAAGTCTTGCCTGCTATCGAGCGTCGTATTCGGACAGAACTAACTGAGAAAGCAGAAGAAGGAGCTATCCAACTCTTTTCTGACAACCTACGCAATCTCCTCTTGGTTGCTCCACTGAAAGGGCGCGTGGTTCTTGGGTTTGACCCAGCCTTTCGTACAGGTGCCAAGCTAGCTGTCGTTGATGCAACAGGAAAAATGCTGACAACTCAGGTCATTTATCCTGTCAAACCAGCATCAGCTCGTCAAATCGAAGAAGCCAAGAAAGATTTGGCAGACTTGATTGGTCAATACGGTGTAGAGATTATTGCCATCGGAAATGGAACGGCCAGTCGTGAAAGTGAAGCCTTTGTGGCGGAAGTTCTTAAAGATTTTCCTGAAGTCAGCTATGTCATTGTCAATGAAAGTGGTGCTTCGGTCTACTCTGCCAGCGAACTTGCTCGTCAGGAGTTCCCAGACTTGACCGTTGAAAAACGCTCTGCCATTTCTATCGCCCGTCGTTTGCAAGATCCGCTTGCAGAATTGGTCAAAATCGATCCTAAGTCAATTGGTGTCGGTCAGTATCAGCACGATGTCAGCCAGAAGAAATTGTCTGAGAGTCTGGACTTTGTCGTGGATACCGTGGTGAACCAAGTCGGTGTCAATGTTAATACAGCCAGTCCTGCTCTTCTTTCACACGTAGCTGGACTCAACAAAACTATCTCTGAAAATATTGTCAAATACCGCGAAGAAGAAGGAAAAATCACTTCACGCGCTCAAATCAAGAAAGTTCCTCGTCTGGGGGCCAAGGCCTTTGAACAGGCAGCTGGTTTCCTTCGTATCCCTGAAAGTAGCAATATCCTTGATAATACAGGAGTTCACCCAGAAAATTACTCTGCTGTTAAGGAGCTCTTCAAACGTTTAGATATTAAAGACCTAAACGAAGAAGCCCAAGGCAAACTCAAGTCGCTTTCAGTCAAGGAAATGGCGCAAGAACTGAATCTTGGTCCAGAAACTCTTAAAGATATCATTGCAGATCTTCTCAAACCAGGTCGAGATTTCCGTGATTCCTTTGATGCACCTGTGCTTCGCCAAGATGTCCTAGATATCAAAGACCTACTGGTAGGTCAGAAGCTAGAAGGTGTTGTGCGTAACGTCGTTGACTTTGGAGCCTTCGTCGACATTGGGATTCATGAGGACGGTCTGATTCATATTTCCCACATGAGTCGTAAATTTATTAAACATCCCAGCCAAGTAGTGTCAGTCGGAGATTTGGTGACCGTTTGGGTTAAGAAAATTGATACTGAACGTGAAAAAGTCAATCTGTCGCTCCTAGCTCCAAATGAAACTGACTGA
- a CDS encoding SPJ_0845 family protein: MAVKFTKRDDLDKMFEEFAKLPDLKQVTFPDDKEKKAKAEKKN; encoded by the coding sequence ATGGCTGTAAAATTTACAAAACGAGACGACTTGGACAAGATGTTTGAAGAGTTTGCTAAACTCCCTGATTTGAAACAAGTCACTTTCCCTGATGACAAAGAGAAAAAAGCCAAAGCAGAAAAGAAAAACTAG
- a CDS encoding permease, translating into MTAFQQLPSSVLQTGAIFLSIIIEALPFVLIGSIVSGLIEVYITPDKVYHFLPRNRWGRIFFGTFVGILFPSCECGIVPIINRFLEKKVPSYTAVPFLVTAPVINPIVLFATYSAFGNSFHVALLRALGSIVVAVILGIFLGFFWQEPIQKENRLACHEHDFSHLSFAKKIFQVFVQAIDEFFDTGRYLVFGCLFASVIQVYVPTRILTSISATPLFAILLLMLLAFLLSLCSEADAFIGASLLSSFGLAPVLAFLVIGPMLDIKNILMMKNYLKARFISHFIMIVTLVILVYSLLIGVIL; encoded by the coding sequence ATGACTGCTTTCCAACAACTCCCATCTAGTGTGCTTCAGACTGGAGCTATTTTCCTCTCCATTATCATTGAAGCCCTCCCTTTCGTGCTGATAGGAAGTATTGTCTCAGGGCTGATTGAGGTCTATATCACACCTGACAAGGTTTATCATTTTCTCCCTCGAAATCGTTGGGGGAGAATCTTTTTTGGCACCTTCGTCGGGATACTTTTTCCCTCTTGTGAATGTGGAATTGTTCCCATTATCAATCGTTTTCTGGAAAAGAAGGTCCCCAGTTACACGGCTGTTCCCTTTCTTGTGACAGCACCTGTTATCAATCCCATTGTTCTCTTTGCGACCTATTCTGCCTTTGGGAACTCCTTCCATGTCGCTCTGTTACGAGCTCTAGGTTCCATTGTAGTGGCTGTGATACTTGGGATTTTTCTAGGATTCTTCTGGCAAGAACCGATTCAGAAAGAAAATCGTTTGGCCTGTCATGAGCACGATTTTTCTCATTTGAGTTTTGCAAAAAAAATTTTTCAGGTCTTTGTGCAAGCCATTGATGAATTTTTTGATACGGGACGCTATTTGGTATTTGGCTGTCTCTTTGCCTCTGTTATACAGGTCTATGTTCCGACACGGATTCTGACCTCTATCAGTGCGACCCCTCTTTTTGCCATCCTGCTCTTGATGCTTTTGGCCTTTCTTCTTTCTCTCTGCAGTGAGGCGGATGCCTTTATCGGTGCTTCTCTTCTCTCAAGTTTCGGCTTAGCACCAGTTCTGGCCTTTCTGGTGATTGGTCCAATGCTGGATATCAAAAATATTCTCATGATGAAAAATTACTTGAAAGCACGATTTATCAGTCACTTCATTATGATTGTGACTCTTGTCATCTTAGTATATTCTCTCTTGATTGGAGTCATCCTATGA
- a CDS encoding TIGR03943 family putative permease subunit translates to MIRFLVLAGYFELTIYLHLSGKLNQYINMHYSYLAYISMVLSFILAIVQLYIWMKQVKTHSHLNSRLAKGTSIALLAIPIVVGLTFPTVSLDSQTVSAKGYHFPLSEGTDQAIQTSEGTTSQYLKPDTSSYFSKSAYEKEMRTAADKYLSQDSIQITNENYMEVMEAIYDYPDEFEGKTVQFTGFVYNDPSHTNSQFLFRFGIIHCIADSGVYGLLTKGNTRQYENNTWITAKGKLVNHYHKELKQNLPTLEIDSFTKVDKPENPYVYRVF, encoded by the coding sequence ATGATTCGATTTTTAGTTTTAGCTGGCTATTTTGAATTGACCATTTATCTCCATCTGTCGGGCAAATTAAACCAGTACATCAACATGCACTATTCCTATCTGGCCTATATTTCCATGGTACTTTCCTTTATCTTGGCTATTGTTCAATTGTATATCTGGATGAAGCAAGTCAAAACCCATAGTCATCTGAACAGCCGTTTGGCTAAAGGAACTAGTATTGCTCTTCTTGCCATTCCAATTGTCGTCGGCTTAACTTTCCCAACTGTTAGCTTGGATTCTCAGACCGTTTCTGCCAAAGGCTATCATTTCCCCTTATCAGAAGGCACGGATCAAGCCATTCAGACAAGTGAAGGAACGACAAGCCAATATTTGAAACCAGATACCAGTTCTTATTTTTCAAAATCAGCTTATGAAAAGGAAATGCGAACTGCGGCGGATAAATACTTGTCCCAAGATAGTATTCAGATCACCAACGAAAACTATATGGAAGTCATGGAGGCTATCTACGACTATCCAGATGAGTTTGAGGGTAAGACAGTCCAGTTCACAGGCTTTGTCTATAATGACCCCAGTCATACCAATAGCCAATTTCTGTTCCGCTTCGGTATTATTCACTGTATCGCGGATTCAGGTGTCTATGGATTGCTGACCAAGGGAAATACCCGTCAGTATGAGAACAACACTTGGATAACAGCCAAAGGAAAACTGGTCAATCACTACCATAAAGAACTCAAACAAAACCTCCCAACCTTGGAAATTGACAGTTTTACCAAAGTCGATAAACCAGAAAATCCCTATGTGTATCGCGTGTTTTAA
- a CDS encoding alpha/beta hydrolase — protein sequence MKIYFIGGLGSNVYHSKDFLQELDSQVYFLNPYEKYLRDETELKSWFKNEIVEEESICLIGHSLGGDLARYLASEFYEVKKLILLDGGYLDLDKILPLDTELEEAKNYIESQVVSDLALLISKEKSEAKYWSENMEKAVRQSYHWNAEYNRYELAINYENIEAILRLRRKIQAFKREVGDTLFISPRYPNEATWREEALKELPDYFDTIFLENVSHELYTEAPKEIASIINKWLAYSQ from the coding sequence ATGAAAATATATTTTATTGGCGGTTTGGGAAGCAATGTCTATCATAGCAAGGATTTTCTTCAAGAACTAGATTCGCAAGTTTATTTTTTAAATCCATATGAAAAGTATCTTCGAGATGAAACAGAATTGAAATCATGGTTTAAAAATGAGATTGTAGAGGAAGAATCTATCTGTCTGATAGGTCATTCTCTTGGAGGAGATTTGGCGCGTTATCTTGCATCGGAATTTTATGAAGTGAAAAAACTAATTCTTTTGGATGGTGGCTATCTAGATTTAGATAAGATTTTACCTTTAGATACAGAGTTAGAGGAAGCTAAAAACTATATCGAATCTCAAGTCGTTTCAGACTTAGCTCTTCTTATTTCTAAAGAGAAATCTGAAGCAAAGTATTGGTCAGAAAATATGGAGAAAGCCGTAAGACAGTCCTATCACTGGAATGCGGAGTATAATAGATATGAGTTGGCTATAAATTATGAAAATATAGAAGCGATACTCCGCCTACGGAGGAAAATACAAGCTTTTAAGAGAGAAGTGGGAGATACCTTGTTTATTAGTCCTCGCTATCCTAATGAAGCTACATGGAGAGAGGAAGCCTTAAAAGAACTGCCAGATTATTTTGATACTATTTTTCTAGAAAACGTTAGCCATGAGCTTTATACTGAAGCACCCAAAGAAATCGCTAGTATAATTAATAAGTGGCTCGCTTATTCTCAATGA